Proteins from a genomic interval of Coccinella septempunctata chromosome 2, icCocSept1.1, whole genome shotgun sequence:
- the LOC123307976 gene encoding uncharacterized protein LOC123307976, which produces MTFETENISKNEDGISNGYRKDAQKGQAKIFSAKEFVDDLLENGKKIACDNSIEEFNSDGIPKFYDADKFKRGQDFFQKHIFALFFCKFMGLIVTLSSPRILAVLIMTKMSGSMMTAYRRYVATVFHVNLWYECELTPDSKSMKSLKKVKQFHNSASLKSRGLERPPITQEDMALTQFGFIGFCIARAEFMGIHGATREELEGFLHFWKVIGAILGIQERFNLCRDSLEETEEICEELLSRAFRPFVAKKDKDFLEMTKYLTDGMWHIDPQLNFRVFLTFLFDVMKPKESLKDGQIAKSDQYFKLTFIEMLYYRFVCCITYLLRFDIVRLYYNLQHNISIWIVHRFPFLAVYAFGYRNAMVSIEDDHVKAN; this is translated from the exons ATGACatttgaaactgaaaatatatcaAAGAATGAAGATGGAATATCCAACGGTTACCGGAAAGACGCACAGAAAGGACAAGCGA agaTTTTCTCAGCCAAGGAATTCGTTGATGACCTTctagaaaatggaaaaaagatCGCTTGTGACAATTCAATCGAAGAATTCAACAGTGATGGAATCCCAAAATTTTACGATGCAGATAAGTTCAAACG GGGGCAAGATTTCTTCCAGAAACACATATTTGCCCTGTTTTTCTGCAAATTCATGGGCCTTATTGTTACACTCTCCTCGCCAAGAATTTTGGCGGTATTGATAATGACGAAAATGTCAGGTTCAATGATGACCGCCTACAGAAGATATGTTGCTACAGTATTCCACGTCAACCTATGGTATGAATGTGAATTGACGCCTGATTCCAA ATCGATGAAATCGTTGAAGAAAGTGAAACAATTCCACAATTCCGCTAGTTTGAAATCTCGAGGCTTGGAGAGGCCTCCAATAACGCAGGAAGATATGGCGTTGACGCAGTTTGGCTTCATCGGATTCTGCATTGCTAGGGCAGAGTTTATGGGCATTCACGGTGCTACTCGAGAAGAACTAGAAGGCTTCCTACATTTCTGGAAGGTGATTGGTGCCATTTTGGGCATTCAGGAGAG GTTCAACCTCTGCAGGGATTCCCTAGAAGAAACAGAAGAAATCTGCGAAGAACTCCTAAGCCGAGCTTTCCGTCCATTTGTGGCCAAAAAAGACAAGGACTTTCTGGAGATGACGAAATACCTCACCGATGGCATGTGGCACATAGATCCCCAACTGAACTTCAGGGTGTTCCTCACCTTCTTGTTCGACGTTATGAAACCCAAGGAGAGTCTGAAAGACGGTCAGATCGCCAAAAGCGACCAGTACTTCAAACTCACCTTTATCGAGATGTTATACTACAGATTCGTTTGCTGCATAACCTACTTGCTGCGATTTGATATCGTTCGCTTATATTACAACCTTCAACACAATATCTCCATATGGATTGTTCATCGGTTTCCCTTTTTGGCAGTTTACGCGTTCGGTTATAGAAATGCCATGGTTTCAATTGAAGATGACCATGTGAAGGCTAACTGA
- the LOC123308123 gene encoding uncharacterized protein LOC123308123: MTFECEGYSKNDEDSFEERVEKEPSNEKLRVFSAKAFVDDLLENGSNIPCDNSIEEFNREGLPKFYNEVYFKRGQDFFWNNAFSLLFCKFLGLILTLSSPSILAVLKMTKMSGSPMTAYRRYVSTLFHLHLWYESELSSDSRSMRSMKRVKVSHNTASSQANSIDRPPITQKDMVLTQFGFMGFCIARTEFIGIHGARKEDLEGFVHFWKVIGSIMGIQDRFNLSRDSLEETREICEELINRVFRPFVEKRDPDFLEMTSYLTDGLWYADPQLNHRVFLSILYDILRPIESLSVENLRDSEEYFPLTIIERLYYRTILFGVRYMMKYNVVRIFLNIKHQIFMWILHRIPLLAVCAFGYENAIVSIESNHCKMH, encoded by the exons ATGACGTTCGAATGTGAGGGTTATTCGAAAAACGACGAGGATAGTTTTGAGGAAAGAGTAGAGAAAGAGCCATCAAACGAAAAACTAC GCGTTTTTTCGGCTAAAGCATTCGTTGATGACCTCTTAGAAAATGGGTCTAACATCCCTTGCGATAATTCGATCGAAGAATTCAACAGGGAAGGCCTGCCGAAATTTTATAACGAAGTATATTTCAAAAG GGGTCAAGACTTCTTCTGGAATAATGCCTTCTCTCTTCTATTTTGTAAGTTCTTAGGACTTATCCTGACCTTGTCTTCACCGTCAATTTTGGCCGTTTTGAAGATGACAAAGATGTCAGGGTCTCCGATGACAGCCTATAGAAGATACGTTTCAACACTTTTCCATCTGCACTTGTGGTATGAAAGCGAACTGTCTTCAGACTCCAG ATCGATGAGATCGATGAAGAGGGTGAAGGTATCTCACAACACTGCCAGCTCACAAGCAAACAGTATTGACAGGCCTCCCATAACACAAAAAGACATGGTCTTGACTCAGTTCGGTTTTATGGGATTCTGCATAGCTAGAACTGAATTTATCGGTATTCATGGGGCTAGAAAGGAGGATCTTGAAGGTTTCGTACATTTTTGGAAGGTGATTGGTTCCATTATGGGCATACAAGACAG GTTCAACCTAAGCAGGGATTCCCTCGAGGAAACAAGGGAAATATGCGAGGAACTGATAAATAGAGTATTTCGTCCGTTTGTGGAAAAGAGAGACCCGGACTTTTTGGAGATGACATCTTATCTGACCGACGGTTTGTGGTACGCCGACCCGCAACTGAATCATCGAGTGTTCCTCTCAATCTTATACGATATTCTCAGACCCATTGAAAGTTTGAGCGTCGAAAATCTGAGGGACAGCGAGGAATATTTCCCTCTAACCATAATCGAGAGATTGTATTATAGAACTATATTATTCGGCGTACGTTACATGATGAAATATAACGTTGTGAGGATATTTCTCAACATCAAACATCAAATTTTCATGTGGATATTGCACAGGATTCCTCTACTGGCCGTCTGTGCGTTTGGCTACGAAAATGCTATTgtttccattgaaagtaatCATTGCAAAATGCACTGA